The Roseomonas haemaphysalidis genome segment GGCGCGACGGCCGCGCGGGCCGCGCGGCCGGTGCGGCTGGTGGTGCCCTATGCGCCCGGCGACGGGCCGGACCTGTTCGCGCGCCGCTTCGCGCAGGGCATGGCCGAGCGCATCGGCCTGCCGGTGGTGGTCGACAACCGCCCCGGCGCCGCCACCATGATCGGCACGGAATACGTGGCGTCCGCGGTGCCCGATGGCCTGACCCTGCTGCTGGCCACCTCCACCACCTTTGCCGCCAACCCGCACCTGTTCCGCCAGCTCAACTATTCCATCGCGCAGTTCCAGCCCATCACCCTGCTGGTCCGCGTGCGCCTGGCGCTTTACGCCAGCACCGGCTTCGGGGCGCGCGGCATGGCGGCGGTGCTGGCCGGCGCGCGGGCGGCGCCGGACCCGCTGCAATACGGCATCACCGCGCGCGGCGATGCCACCCACCTGGCGGGCGAGGCGCTGCAGCAGGCCGCCGGCATCGTCCTGCAGGACGTGCCCTACCGCGGCACCGCCCTGATGCAGCAGGGGCTGCTGCGCGACGACATCCCGCTGGCGATCGACGGCATCGGCGCCTACCTGAACCTGCTGGGCAAGGGCCGGGTGAATGCCATCGCCGTCACCGGCGCGGCGCGCGTGGCGGTGCTGCCGGACACGCCCACCTTCGCCGAGGCGGGCATCGCCGAGCTGGGGCGGCAGCCCTGGTACGGGCTGCTGGCGCCGGCCGGGCTGGACCCCGAGGTGCTGGCCGACCTGAATGCCGCCGCCGTCGACACCATGCGCGCCGCCGGCCTGCGCGACGCGCTGGCGCGGCAGGGGGCGGCGGTGGAAACCCAGTCCCCCGCCGCGTTCGCCACGCTGATCGCCGAGGAAACCGAGGCCTGGGGCGCCATCATCCGCCGCGTTGGGCTAAGCATGGATTGAGGTTGCCGACGTGGTCACCACGGCACGCGAAGGTTGCAATGCCGGGGCCTGGGACCTGTCATGTGGCGCCTGA includes the following:
- a CDS encoding tripartite tricarboxylate transporter substrate-binding protein codes for the protein MTAAVGRRALTLGGFLALGATAARAARPVRLVVPYAPGDGPDLFARRFAQGMAERIGLPVVVDNRPGAATMIGTEYVASAVPDGLTLLLATSTTFAANPHLFRQLNYSIAQFQPITLLVRVRLALYASTGFGARGMAAVLAGARAAPDPLQYGITARGDATHLAGEALQQAAGIVLQDVPYRGTALMQQGLLRDDIPLAIDGIGAYLNLLGKGRVNAIAVTGAARVAVLPDTPTFAEAGIAELGRQPWYGLLAPAGLDPEVLADLNAAAVDTMRAAGLRDALARQGAAVETQSPAAFATLIAEETEAWGAIIRRVGLSMD